The window CCAATGTGACCGGCATAGGTGCGCCAACAAAGTAATAGACAATACCAAAAACAATCCCCTCTCCGATAGCAATAATCACCATTCCAGAAACGGTTGAACTCACTAAAGTGGGAACAATTCGAGAAATTCTTTTCCATCTTCCCGGGAAAACTCGTTCTCCTACCTTATCAAGCTGCCGACTAAAACGTCGACCATCTTTATAACAGAAGAAGAGAATAATCATCATAAAGAGGATCGTAAAGCCTAAAGCACTAAAACTCTTTGTAACAGAGCGAGTGACTGTTGCGAGATACCCTAATTTGGCCAAACCGATCTCGGCAAAGAAATCATGAATTCCATTAGGCGTTCCGAGGTAGGTCATCCAGTAAGTATTGATCTGATCACCATAGGGGAGATTTAAGACCCAATTGGGCGTTGGGATTCCAAAGGTATTCGCTTCAATTAACCAAGCGCGCAGAAGAATCACCTCACCGTAGAGATAATGGACCAACCAAAAGAAGGGAATGATGATCACTAAAACAATAAAAGCGGTCGCAAGGGAGGCCGAGATCATCGTATTTCCCCTGCAAAACCGCACTAAATCTGAGTAAGGACGCCATGTCACAAAAGTGATAATCATCGCGCCCAATGCTGGAACTAAAAAGCCATGGAAGAAGACAACACCCAGCACTAAAATTAAGATAATAATCCACTTCGCCACTGGGTTTGCTGTCAATGCTTGCATAATTCTTCTTCCTGCTATCTATTGATGAGTATTGATAGAATTCGCCTAGACACTACGCCTTATCGGCACAACGATTTAAGCGCTCTATTAAGATCTTCGATGAAGCTCATATAACTCATATAACTCATATAAAAATATATGAACTCTCTTAAAACTCTCTTAAATATGCTCAACGCTGATCACTTCATATTCGCGATCACCGCCAGGTGTTTTAATCACAATCAGATCATCAACCTCTTTTCCGATCAATGCTCTTGCAATAGGTGATGCGATCGAGAGCTTATTCTTCTTCACATCTGCTTCATGTTCACCTACGATCTGGTAAGTCACCTCTTTATCTTCTGAAAGATCAAAAAGCGTTACCGTTACGCCAAAGATTATTTTACCACTATTAGGGATCTCTGTAATATCAATTACCTGTGCATTTGCCAATCTTGCTTCAAAATCGGCAATACGCCCTTCGATAAAACTCTGCTCTTCTCTTGCTGCATGGTATTCCGCATTCTCTTTGAGATCTCCATGCTCCCTTGCTGTTGCAATCGCTTCAATAACTCGAGGTCTTTGCACTTGTTTAAGTTCATCTAATTCACGACGAAGCGCTTCTGCGCCCGCTTTAGTCATGGGGTATTTATTCATTCAGTAACATCCTTTATTTTTTATTCTTATCTAAATAATTCCAAATCCAATTGATAGCTCATGTTCAGCTATCAATTGAACTATGAACTATTTTGGGATTAACTTACCACCAGCCTACATTCTCCATATCTTTCCAAGGAGCCGCCGGTGCTTTTGGCTCACCTTTTTGAAGTAACTCGATCGAGATATCATCTGGCGTTCTAAAGAAAGCCATCCAACCATCTCTTGGAGGAACATTGATTTCGATGCCGGCATCCATAGCACGCTGACACACTTCATAGATATCATCAACCTCAAAGGCTAAGTGTCCAAAAGCACGACCAATGCCATACTCCTCTTTAGAATCCCAATTGTAGGTCAATTCAATCTCAACATCCTGCCCTTCACAAGCTAAGTAAACGAGTGTGCATTCCCACTGCGGATACTCTTTTCGACGAGTCTCTTTCAATCCTAAAATTTCAGTGAAAAACTTGATCGACTGCTCTAGATCCGTTACTCGAATCATTGTGTGTAAAAATCGCATAATATTTTCTCCTAAAAAAGATAACGGGTATGATCTATAGTCTCATACCCGTCCATTACAACATACTATTATGACATATGTGGTACGGGATTTCTCCTATCCACATATCTCTGCGATAGAAGTTTACTCTTTTTTCTCTGCAGCTTCACTCTCTACAGCTTCTTGTTCAATCGCTTCTTTTTCCACAAGCTCTGCATCTTCTGTTTCAACAGCCTTCACTTCTGGCTCTCCTACTACTGCATCAGTTGCGCTCTCTTCAGCGACGATATCTTCAGCGGGATCATTAGCAGCAACTTCGATACCGCTCTTCGCTAACATGAAGTCTACAGTGTTGATCACCTCTTCATCTGTTAAGCGTGGGTCGCCCCCTTTCGCTGGCATCAAGTTACGACCTTTAATCGCACTTGTGTGAAGTCCATCAAGACCTCTTTCACTAAATCTTGATGCCCAAGCAGAGTTATCCCCTGTTAACGGGGCATCATTAAGCCCTGTATCATGACAGCTTGCACAGAGTGCGGCATATACATCTTGAGGAGCTTTAGCCTTTACGACATCCGATACTAAATTCCCTGTATTGACACGCCCATAGGGTGTTAAACGCTCCGCTACGAGCTCTCTATCATTAAATGGTTTACCGTTAATATCAGTATTGTTACTAATAAATTTTACAAATGAGATCACTAATACCACGACAATTGTCAATAATGATAGCGATGCTAATATAGTTAGTAACGAAAATGTAAACTTATCTGACTGCTGATTTTGCACGATCTGCTCCTAGAAAATACAAGCCATTTTTATAATTTGAATGATTCAATACCCGTCAATGATAAATCAACTTGTTATCTTTTACTAGTGTACTAAATCAAAGAAACGCGCTTTTTATTTTGCAACAATTACTTGCGCGGCTCTAATGAGTCGGTCATTTAATAGATAACCATTTTGTGCGACCGTAATGATCTGATTAGTCTCATATCCATCATGAGGAATCATTGAGATTGCCTGATGAAGTTCTGGATTGAGTTTCTCCCCTTCTGGTCTGATCTGTTTGACACCATATTTTTCACAAACCCCAAGGAGCATCTTATACATCAATTGTGATCCCTCTCTGAAACGTTTCAACTCTTCAGATGAGTTCTCATCAACCGCCTTCATCTCTAATTCCATCGCATCAATAATAGGAAGAAGGTCTTTTACAAATTTATCGAGTGCATATTTATGTGCATTAGCGACATCAATCTCTGCACGTCTTGTAATATTTTGTGCTTCGGCTACCGCACGGATATATTGATCATATAGCGCTTCTTTTTCCGCTTTTAATGTCTCAATCTCATCAGCGACATCGGTAGCATTTTCATCTTGAGCCTCTTCGAGGATCTCATCTTCTACAATCATCTCTTCTCTATTTTCTTGAGCTTCTGTCTCAGTTAATTTCTCTTTTGTCATGACTATCTCCCATTTATCTATTGAATAATGTACAACATTATACAATGAAAATGTTGCGAATATTGCTCTCTCGTCCCAAACATCTCAACTAAAGTGATTTACAACACCTAAAGTTAAAACTCTAACATCTAAAAACCCAACGTTTTAAAATCTTAGTAAAGACTGATTAGAACCATTAAGGCTCACTAAAACTTACTAAAGCTTATTAAAGTTCATCGAGATCATCATCAAGAAGTAGATCATCGAAACTGTCGAGATCAAACTCTTTAGCAAGCTTCTTCTGAAGTGCTCGCTCTTCTCGAATCGCCTCAATACTTCTCCATGCTTGGGATTTACTGCCCTTTACATCACTGACATCAGGAACATCTTCTTCAATGATATCCTCGTCATCTAATAAATCATCATCATAATCGTTAGACATCGCTAAACTCCTTCTAAACAGCAAATATTATTTTCTCTGCATGCTTATATAATATTTAAAAATAAATGCAAGACTTTTCTAATAATTTTCTTCTCTACCGGCCCAACGACTCTCATCTTTCCGACCGAGTCGACCAATATCAACCACAACTCAAGAGAGGAGAGATCTTTTTAGAGCCTCTCTTTAAAATGTAAAATTAGATGCTCAACTCATACTCATTAAGCTGTCCCTAATATGAGGATTCTATCCTCAAAGACAAGTATCTGAATAAAAAAGAGTCATTGTCATAAAAGAAGAGACACTATCAACAAAATAGCGCACTCAAATAGCAGAAATCAGTGTATTGCTATAAAACTACAAAGAATTGTCAATTCCAGATACAATGCATGCACTTTCCCTTTTTAGTTATCGTTAGATTCTCGCTAAAAGCCTCTTTAAAAACAATTTATGTGGAATTTAAATAAGCTTTAAACGCCACTTAAATATCTCTATTAAATGCCTCTATTAAGTACCACTATTACAATGCCACTGATCAGATAGGGCTATTAAAAAGCACAAAGAGAGCCTATCGAAGAGCTATCGACCACTCTATCGAGTCGTCACCGACCATTTGTCGAGCATTGACCAATCACTCACCGATAATATCGGCGACTAAAAAAGGGATTATTAAATTAAATTTACACCCAAATCAAACAGCAGAAAGGAGCTATTTAGATATGATTTCAGGATTTGTTCTCACAGAGAATCGCTTACACCAAATCTCAATTCAAAATCAGAATGACTTTAGAGATGAGATGATCTGGATCGATCTCGTTGATCCCACAGATGAGGAGCGTAGCCTTGTTGAAGAACATTTTAAACTTGAGCTTCCAGAGAAAGCTGAAATCAAAGATATCGAGGCTTCCGCTCGTTTTTATGAGGATGAAGATGGGCTACATGTTCACAGCTTCTTTCTGAATGATTTTGATAATAGTGCGCGCAACATCACGGTGGCATTCTCAATTAAGAACAATCGCCTCTTTACGATCCATGAAGAGGATCTCTCCGCATTTAGACTCTATCGCCTTCGTGCAAGACAGGTTCAACTAGAGTTAACGAATGGCAAAGTTGATGTGATGAATATCTTAATTGGACTACATGAAACGGCTATTGAGCATGTTGCCGATGTTTTAGAACGAATCTATGCCGAACTTGAAAATACAAGCCCTTATGTTTTAGCGCTTGATGAGAAAGATGATAATAAAAAAGAGAAGAAGGGAGAAAAACGCCGCCGCTTAGAATCTCAAGATGATGAGAGCGACAAAGAGCCAACAATGGAGGAGGTTCTTCAAAATATTGCCCTTCAAGAAGATATGAATGGTAAAGCACGCCTCTCTCTGATGGATACGCGTCGCTCATTCTCCTTCCTAATGAGAACCCAACTTCTTAGCGAACAGCAAAAAAATGATGTCAGAGAGATTTTACAGGATCTCGAGTCATTAACAGGGCATACCACCTTTCTCTTCGACAAAGTGAACTTCCTGCTCGATGCGGCTACCGGAAAGATCTCTCTTGAACAGAGTCGAATTATCAAGATCTTCTCAATTGCATCTGTTGTCTTTCTCCCACCAACACTCATTGCAAGTATCTACGGAATGAACTTCCCGATGCCAGAACTCAATTACGCGATTAGCTATCCCCTCTCTATCGGTGCAATGATTCTCTCTGGAATCGCCCCCTACCTCCTCTTTAAACGCAAAGGTTGGCTCTAACGGAAAAAGAAGAGAAGCTAAAATCAATAACGCCTTCTCTCAGATGTCGATACACAACTTTAAAAATTAGAAGAACAAAAATAAAAAGAGAGAGAATTACCAGAATTTAAAAACTACTGGAAATCTCTCTCTTTCTATTGACTTAAAAAACCACTATTGCTGAGTGTTAGAGTCATCTGCTGATGGGTGACCAACGGGAACCACCTCCCCTTGCTCTACAATCATATCTAAAACATGCTTCGCAGCGCCATCCTCTGATTGATACTCTTTTAAGCGAAGACGATACTCATAATTCTCAACCGGCGTAAATCCTTCAATCTCCCCAGTATATATCTCCCACTCACTATTTTTATCTTCTCTTACCTGCAAACACCCTGCTTCTTGCTCTTCACAAGGAGTACGTTCTGCAGAGATATAGTAAAAAACGCGCTCGTAAAGCTTTGCTTTGATATCGAGATATTTTCCTTGATCTAACTCAACAGGAAGATAATGAGAGACCTTTTCACCCGGCACCGTTCCCACTAAATAGAGAGCATCTCCCTCTCTGACCATTTTAGGTGTAGAGATCATAAATTGTGAGATCCGCTCATCAAGCTTTTGTAGTTCAGGATCACACGCCATCATCGTTGATGCTAAAGCGGCTCCTGCTCGCCCCTCTTTCACTCTAAAGGCACCATTATCTTTAAGATAAACCTGCCCCATCAATATATTGCAACCACCGTGTACTGAGAAGTGATGCGCCTCTTGATCTAACACCACCTTTACATCATGCTCTTTCGATAGTGGTGTAATATTCAATGTCTCTGTTGCCATACCCACCATTGCAATACTACTTCCTAGTAATCCAGCAACGGCGATTTGACTCCATCTCTCTCTCCATCTACTCAACTTCATTACCTTTCCTCTTATTTAATAAAAGAATTAAAAGATCACTCCAACATCGAAGGGATGTAAAAAGCACCATTATTCGATTGTATCATGATTTTCTGACCATCAATCAAGTGATCAAATAAGATTAAAACCCTCTATCCTGCGCTATTATTAAACAAACCCTAAAATAAAGATGACAAATGAATTTTATTTCGTATAATAGCAATCCTTGTTTAAGAGGAAGCTCAAAGACAAGTATAGCGGAGTGGTAGTTCAGCTGGTTAGAATACCTGCCTGTCACGCAGGGGGTCGCGGGTTCGAATCCCGTCCATTCCGCCACTAATTTAAAATATGAAGTTATTAGTTTTACGTTTTACAATTCATTATTTACAATTCATTATTTACAATTCGAGCTACAATAAATTATTGTAAAGAGTTGCATCTTTCTCAAAGAGTGATTAGAATAATCCTTTGTAAAAGAAGTTATAAATAGAGTTGTAAAAATTGCGATAAAAATCTTACGATTAAATCGTATCACTGAAAACAAGTAACTTCATATCACAATCTAACACGGAGTGGTAGTTCAGCTGGTTAGAATACCTGCCTGTCACGCAGGGGGTCGCGGGTTCGAATCCCGTCCATTCCGCCATATTTTAAGTTGTTAAATGTGATCTATATTCACTTTGAATCTGATCTATTTAACAAAGCTATTAAGAGTAGCAATTCTAATCTCGGAGTGGTAGTTCAGCTGGTTAGAATACCTGCCTGTCACGCAGGGGGTCGCGGGTTCGAATCCCGTCCATTCCGCCATTATTAGAGAGCCTAGATCGAAAAATCTAGGCTTTTTTATTATCTGCGATAAACTCGATAGTGATCTAATGATATCCTTGATCTTATTTCCCGCTCAAGAGGAGAAGTTTTATGAAGCCCTTCCCTGCTTCTCTTACCGTAGAGACCTTATGCCTATCGATACAAAATCGACAACACCAACAACAGATACATCTACTTCTTAAACAATCTAAAACTTTATCTAAAGTTATTTTGGCTGTGACATTTCTACTCATCAGCCACTCCATTGCTCATGCATGGCATACGATCGCCTCTCCTAGCAACAATGAGCAGACGGTCATTTTAGGAAGCTATGCCAATGGATGTATCGATGGCGCAGTCACGATTCCCACCATAGGATTGAGCTATCAACAGGTAAGACCTAGTCGTAATCGACACTATGGTGCGCCAGAAATGGCAGATTTTATCGCAAAAATCGATCGCTGGGCATTGAGCGAAAATCAGATTCTCATCTTTGGCGATATCTCTCAGCCAAGAGGCGGTCCTGCTAACTTTGGTCATGCAAGCCATCAAACTGGGCTAGATATTGATATCTGGTTTGAAGATCGTAATGAACCACTTCCAGAATCGCTGATTGAAACACTGGTAACACCCTCCGTCGTCAACCCTAAAAAAGGGGAACTCAATCAACATTGGCGCCCCTTCTACCGCGATCTACTCTACTACAGTGCAACCGACCCTCAAACAGAGCGAATCTTTATCAATCCCGTTATTAAAGCAGCACTCTGTCAAAGTGAAGAAGATCGAAGCTGGCTACAAAAATTACGCCCTTGGTTTGGCCATGATTCTCACTTTCATATCCGCCTACAATGCCCTAAAGGTAGCGAACATTGCATCCCTCAAGCACCGATACCTGTAGGTGATGGCTGTAATCAAGATCTACAAAATTGGGTCAATGATCAGATCAACTGGCATCTTAATCCACCTAAAAAGTCAGCACCCATCGATAAGCCACCTAAAATTTTGCCGGTCGAATGCCAAATGATCAAAAACAAGTAGAAGAAGCGCAGCAAAAGAGCGATAAGAAGGATTAAAAGAGTTCGCTTCTTTTAAGAAGGAATCGGCTTAATCCTGCTCCAGAGCATTCATAGTAGTTGCTTTATAGCCTTATTTTCGGTAACTTTACCCCTCTCAACGCTCTTTCAATGAGTTTATCAAATAAGGACATGGTAGATTGTGACTAATAAAAAAGCCTCTATTATCGCTATTATTGCGGTTGTAATTATCTTTATGATCTATGATCGTTTCAAACCTCTTTCAGAAGAGAAGATTATTGCAAAACAGGGTGTTGCCACACTCTATCTTGATAATAGCTATAAAAATATCGACTCTACCCAAGCACCCGCCGGCACACTTTTAGCACAATACTCTAATCGCCATGATATCACCGTCATGGTAACAGGCAGTCACCTCACAGCTGATGAGGCGAAGGATTCATTAGAGAATTATAGTGAAAAGTTGATTAAGGGCGCGCCAGAAGGAACATCTGTCGAGCTACTTGAAGTTATTCCTCAATTAGATGAGATCTATTACACCATCACTGCCCCAGAGAAACTCTATACCTGGCAGCGTTTAAAACGAGATGGCGATCAACTCACCGTTATAGCTGTTACCGCTGAAGAGGAGAACCCCAAGGTTGATCCTTTAGTGATTCTCAAAGAAGCGCAATTTGGAGCTCATTAAACTCAATCATGAGTGAGCTTTAAATAGCAAATATCAATTATGCTCACATCAGATTCAATAGAGAAGAGATTCATGTCTGCATTCAAATATTATTCAAATATTATTCAAATATATAAAGGGGAGCCTCTATTAGCTCCCCTTTTCTGCTTATCATATCTGAGGCTTAATAATCGCCAAGAGTTACCAAGCTATCAAGAACCATCAACAAGAATAGCAATAACTCATAAGCCTCATTCGCGCTTATCACTCAACCATTAATATCCCCAAGCGCCCCAAGCGAAAGGTCCATCAAAGAACATACCATTATCCCATGCTGCATCGGCATTTGCCCAAGCGGCCATCTGCTCTGCTTGCATCTGATTCTCTTCACGATAATCTTTCCATGCCATGTTATAACACGATTGGAAGAGTGGATTATTGACAGCTGCAACATATTTTGCTTCAAAAACTTTACGCTCAGCTGCAGTTAAATGAGCGACATTAGGCATCTCTTTCATCAGCTCTGCTGCTTGTGGACTACATTGTGAAGCTAACGCCACCTGCGTATCTAACATCTGTGCTGCTTGCTCCTTTGCTTCCGCCGCCTTCTCTGCCGGTGTTACAGCACATGCCGCAAGAAACATCACTGCACAAGATAACAGAGCGACTCTCATCATCGATTTCATATCTAATATCCTTCTATTTCCAGTCATTATAAAAGAGCTTAAAAAAGAAGCTCGCTTCACTCATTTAGAGACTTAAGTGTAAAGGCTTAAGTCCCTAAGTGATTAACTATTAATTGTGAATTGTTAATTTGTTAGTTATTGGTTGTTGGTTGTTAATTGTTAATTGTTAACTATCAATACCTCAACAACTTATCGTTCAAGTAGAAGTGGATCAATCCTTTAACTTTCTCCTAAACTTTAACATTATTTTACCATCACAACGATAGGGGAAATAGGATTGAGAAAAAATAGTAACCACTCAAACAAAAAGGCAGCTCTCTTTAAAAGAGCTGCCCTCTCTTTTGAATTATTAACCGATCGCTATGACCGGTCACTTCATTAATTCAGAAAATAGATTGGAGAGTATCTATTGATCGATCTCAACAAGAAGATCTTCCGCTTCTACCACGTCACCTTTTGCTACAAGTACCCGCTCGATCGCACCTGACGCTTCTGCACGGATGGTTGTCTCCATCTTCATCGCTTCTAGCGTTACAATCGCATCTCCCTCCTTCACAATATCGCCCACCTTAACATGAACTGTACCAACAACGCCCGGCATCATCGCCGCAACATGGTAAGGATTTCCCTTCTCACGCTTCTCTCTTAAAGGTAGATCAGACGTTAACTCATTTTTAGGAATTGAGAATGCTCTAATCTCACCATTGAGTTCGAAGAAGACATTACAGTGACCTGTAGCATCAGGAAGAGAGATCGCTAATAGCTTAATTAGGAGATCCTTTCCTTGCTCTAGAGAGACTGTATGATAAGTATCTTTCTCTGGTCCATAGAAGAAGATCTTCGAAGGAATATTAGAGACATTGCCATACTTCTCTTGATGCGCTTTAAACTCCTTAAACACTGTAGGATACATCAGGTAAGAAGCGAGATCCGTCTCTGAAACCTCATAACCCAATGCCGCTTCCAAATTCTCTTTTTCAGCAACAAGATCAACAGGTGGGAGATGCGCCCCCGGACGCCCCTCAATCGGTTTCTCATCTTTTAAGACTTTCTTGGTAATATCTTCAGGGAAACCACCTTCAGGAATTCCCAACTCACCCTTTAAAAGCCCAACGACAGATTGTGGGAATGCAATTTCACGATTAGGATCTAATACATCTTCAGCTTTAATATCTTGAGTGACCATCATTAAAGCCATATCACCCACAACTTTAGAGCTAGGGGTAACCTTCACAATATCCCCTAAGAGCTGATTGACTTCGGCATAAGCTTTAGAGACCTCGTTCCAACGCGGCTCTAGCCCCATTGATCGCGCCTGCTCTCTTAAGTTAGTATATTGTCCACCCGGCATCTCATGGTTATAAACATCTGAAGTACCAGATCGTAGTGTCGATTCAAAAGGCGCATAAATTGAGCGCACACCTTCCCAATAAGTAGAGATCTGATGCATCGCATCAACATCAATTCTTGATTCGCGCTCACTCCCTTTTAACGCATGGATAATCGATCCCATCGGAGGTTGACTCGTTAAACCTGAGAGGCTATCCATCGCCGTATCAACAGCATCCACTCCCGCTTCAATAGCAGCTAAAACAGAAGCCGCTGACATACCTGATGTGTCATGCGTATGGAAATGGATGGGTAATTCGATCTCCTCTTTCAATGCTTTAACTAATGCTTTCGCCGCTTCAGGACGACAAACACCCGCCATATCTTTAATACCGATAATATGCGCACCCGCTTTCTCTAACGCTTTTGCTAACTTCACATAGTAGTTGAGATGATATTTAGGTCGTTTTGCATCGAAGAGATCCGCCGTGTAACAGATCGTTCCCTCAACTAACTTTCCTGACTCTAAGACGCTATCGATCGAAACGCGCATATTATCCACAATATTGAGTGAATCGAAGATACGGAAGAGATCAATCCCTTTTTCAGCCGCTTGCTTCACAAAATATTGAATGACATTATCGGGGTAACTGGTATAACCAACACCATTGACACCCCTTAAGAGCATCTGGAAGAGTGTTCCTGGAATCATCTCTCTTAGACGAACTAATCGCTCCCAAGGATCTTCATTTAAAAAGCGCATCGACACATCAAATGTTGCGCCACCCCAGCACTCTAAAGAGAAGAGTTCGGGCATTAACTCGGCATAATAAGGGGCAATATCCCAAAGATCTTGAGAACGCATTCTTGTGGCAAAGAGCGATTGATGCGCATCACGCATTGTTGTGTCGGTAATTAGAATCTCTTTCTGCTCACGCATCCAATCAGAAAATCCTTTAGGACCCAACTCTAAAAGAAGATCACGAGAGCCTTTAACAGGTGCGCGCTCTCCTCGCTCTAACTGCGGTAATATCGGCTTGATAAAATGTTTAGGGATTGCTCTTCCTTCCAATTCAGGATGACCATTAACTGCCACATCTCCCAAAAATTTCAGAATAGAGTTTGATCGATCTTGACGCTCTTTCAGATCGAAAAGCTCTGGATTTTGATCAATAAATTTCGTTGTATAATCACCAGCAATAAATTTCGGGTGATTAATGACATTTTCAACAAAGGAGAGGTTAGTAGAGACGCCTCTAATGCGGAATTCACGCAATGCTCGATCCATACGCTCAATCGCTTCAAGATCATTATTCCCCCAAGTGGTCACCTTCACTAAGAGCGAATCATAGTAGGGTGAAATAACGGCACCTGAGTAAGCTGTTCCCCCATCAAGACGGATACCAAATCCAGCAGGAGAACGATAAGCAATAATCGTTCCTGTTCCTGGGAGGAAGTTATTTGCAGGATCTTCCGTTGTAACACGGCATTGTAAAGCACTTCCCTTCAACTTAATATCAGCTTGTGGCGGAACGACCATCTCTGATGAGCCGATTCTCGCTCCTTCTGCGACCTGAATTTGTGCTTTTACTAGATCAACACCCGTCACCTCTTCTGTAACGGTGTGCTCTACCTGAATACGAGGATTAACCTCAATAAAGTAGAATTGCTCGGTATCGGCATCCATCAAAAACTCAACTGTTCCGGCATTACTATATTGAACAGCTCGCCCCAATTTCAATGCGCTTTCACATATCTCCTCTCGCTTCTCTTGCGAGAGATAGGGTGCCGGCGCACGCTCAACAACCTTCTGATGACGTCTCTGTACAGAACAATCTCGCTCCCAAAGGTGGACAATATTGCCATGCTGATCCCCAAGAAGCTGAACTTCAACGTGGCGCGCGCGTTCAATTAACTTCTCAAAATAGACCTCATCATTACCAAAAGCAGCTAATGCTTCTCCTCTTGCTTCACGCACAGAATCCATCAGTGTCGATTCATCATAGATTGCACGCATACCACGACCGCCACCGCCCCAGCTCGCTTTGAGCATGACCGGATAACCAATCTCTTTTGCGATACGCTTGATCGACTCTTCATCTCGAGGTAGTGCTTCTGATGCCGGCATTACCGGAACACCTGCTGAAATCGCAGCATTTCGCGCAGCAACTTTGTTACCTAAAGTATTTAACACATCATATGAAGGACCTATAAAGATAATTCCATTTTCCCGGCAAGCTTTCGCAAAGTCAGGATTCTCCGCTAGGAAGCCATAACCAGGATGGATTGCATCGGTATTGGTCTCTTTTGCGATACGGATAATATCATCAATATCAAGATAAGCCTCTAAGGGTAATTTCCCACGGCCTACTACGTAACTCTCATCAGCATTAAATCGATGTGCAGATCGACGATCCTGCTCCGCATAAATTCCAACGGTCTTAATCCCTAACTCCGCAGCAGCACGAATAATACGAATAGCTATCTCGGAACGGTTCGCGACTAGAATCTTTTTAATCTTTCTATCTGATGATGATTCGACAGACATAGGTCTTCCTCCATTTTTAGTACGTCACTTTAATATTTTTATATCGCCTCTTTTAGGCGAGCGTTATTTCGTTTCATCTTTTAAACTACACAAACACTACAACAATACATCAAACATTACCGCTTTCATAATATTTTATCCCGATTGATAAATAAATTAACGGAGAGATAAGGATAAAGCGAATCAATTATTAATTAAAATTAGATAATTTTATAAGAATATATTGCAATATAAACCCCAATAAAGTCGAGATATATCAAAAATAGAGAGTCTGCCGAATGATCCCTTCTTTTATCCCTAAAGAGCATTGACCACCCCTTTAGAGGGCAATAAAGATATCTATAAAGATACCTATAAAGATGCAATAAGGTCATCATGCCGGAAGAGAGATAACACAGCTGATTAA of the Ignatzschineria indica genome contains:
- a CDS encoding PA3496 family putative envelope integrity protein yields the protein MSNDYDDDLLDDEDIIEEDVPDVSDVKGSKSQAWRSIEAIREERALQKKLAKEFDLDSFDDLLLDDDLDEL
- a CDS encoding AI-2E family transporter; amino-acid sequence: MQALTANPVAKWIIILILVLGVVFFHGFLVPALGAMIITFVTWRPYSDLVRFCRGNTMISASLATAFIVLVIIIPFFWLVHYLYGEVILLRAWLIEANTFGIPTPNWVLNLPYGDQINTYWMTYLGTPNGIHDFFAEIGLAKLGYLATVTRSVTKSFSALGFTILFMMIILFFCYKDGRRFSRQLDKVGERVFPGRWKRISRIVPTLVSSTVSGMVIIAIGEGIVFGIVYYFVGAPMPVTLGIITGIFALIPGGAPLSMTMVSLYLAGTGEYTHGIILFCWGGMQLFIVDKTIRPRLVGGSVKLPFLPTILGLVGGVKTMGIIGLFIGPVVMALLVALWREWVHEETLISQNIQDHQSSD
- the greA gene encoding transcription elongation factor GreA, producing MNKYPMTKAGAEALRRELDELKQVQRPRVIEAIATAREHGDLKENAEYHAAREEQSFIEGRIADFEARLANAQVIDITEIPNSGKIIFGVTVTLFDLSEDKEVTYQIVGEHEADVKKNKLSIASPIARALIGKEVDDLIVIKTPGGDREYEVISVEHI
- the corA gene encoding magnesium/cobalt transporter CorA, translating into MISGFVLTENRLHQISIQNQNDFRDEMIWIDLVDPTDEERSLVEEHFKLELPEKAEIKDIEASARFYEDEDGLHVHSFFLNDFDNSARNITVAFSIKNNRLFTIHEEDLSAFRLYRLRARQVQLELTNGKVDVMNILIGLHETAIEHVADVLERIYAELENTSPYVLALDEKDDNKKEKKGEKRRRLESQDDESDKEPTMEEVLQNIALQEDMNGKARLSLMDTRRSFSFLMRTQLLSEQQKNDVREILQDLESLTGHTTFLFDKVNFLLDAATGKISLEQSRIIKIFSIASVVFLPPTLIASIYGMNFPMPELNYAISYPLSIGAMILSGIAPYLLFKRKGWL
- a CDS encoding DUF4377 domain-containing protein, with translation MKLSRWRERWSQIAVAGLLGSSIAMVGMATETLNITPLSKEHDVKVVLDQEAHHFSVHGGCNILMGQVYLKDNGAFRVKEGRAGAALASTMMACDPELQKLDERISQFMISTPKMVREGDALYLVGTVPGEKVSHYLPVELDQGKYLDIKAKLYERVFYYISAERTPCEEQEAGCLQVREDKNSEWEIYTGEIEGFTPVENYEYRLRLKEYQSEDGAAKHVLDMIVEQGEVVPVGHPSADDSNTQQ
- the grpE gene encoding nucleotide exchange factor GrpE, whose protein sequence is MTKEKLTETEAQENREEMIVEDEILEEAQDENATDVADEIETLKAEKEALYDQYIRAVAEAQNITRRAEIDVANAHKYALDKFVKDLLPIIDAMELEMKAVDENSSEELKRFREGSQLMYKMLLGVCEKYGVKQIRPEGEKLNPELHQAISMIPHDGYETNQIITVAQNGYLLNDRLIRAAQVIVAK
- a CDS encoding VOC family protein encodes the protein MRFLHTMIRVTDLEQSIKFFTEILGLKETRRKEYPQWECTLVYLACEGQDVEIELTYNWDSKEEYGIGRAFGHLAFEVDDIYEVCQRAMDAGIEINVPPRDGWMAFFRTPDDISIELLQKGEPKAPAAPWKDMENVGWW
- a CDS encoding c-type cytochrome, translating into MQNQQSDKFTFSLLTILASLSLLTIVVVLVISFVKFISNNTDINGKPFNDRELVAERLTPYGRVNTGNLVSDVVKAKAPQDVYAALCASCHDTGLNDAPLTGDNSAWASRFSERGLDGLHTSAIKGRNLMPAKGGDPRLTDEEVINTVDFMLAKSGIEVAANDPAEDIVAEESATDAVVGEPEVKAVETEDAELVEKEAIEQEAVESEAAEKKE